TAATGTGATGCTATTTATCATTTCAGCAGCACAGGCAGAGCTGCGTACTTAGTATGAGCAGAAGCTATTTGGCTGATCAAGAGAATATCCAGAGGGACAGACTTCACACTGTTTGACTGACAGACGATGTCTGAAAAAGGTCCAATGACACCCTTGCTCCATTCAGGGGGCCTCTAATTACAAGCAGCAGGAATTGTTGTGCTGGCAGAAACCTCTCTGCAATGTCAGACAGGACATTCTCACCAATCACATTCTCTAGATTGAAAAATGTTTATCTGATAATTAAAAGTTGTCTTTTATTCAAAAAGCAATGAGAATTTCACGGTACGAAGCAGAAGTAAGAATTCAGGGTGCAAATTATCATTAGTATTAGTGTTATTCCTGTCATCTTGCCTTGGGTTATCTTCTCCGGTGCAGATCGATGCTCCACAGAGGGTCGGACCTGAAGAAAATCATTCaggagtttgaaactaagatttGTCTAAAAACCTACTGTTTCAGGCGTAATAACAAAAGTCAGTAGTATctctaaatatttgtttaattatccTATTTTAGGACTAAATCTGCTCTGTTTAAAAGTAATCTTTTTTGTTGGTAATTTGCTAGCATTTtgcattatttagttttagggcttttcttttttgttgtctgttatggtccacttctttttcttctttttttttaatccaatatACTTTATTGTTCCCTTGAGAAAATTTGTCTTGGGCTCAAAAGTGCTACACTTTGCAGTAAGTTGAACAAAATAGAAGACATGTAAGGGACAGTACCAGCTGTGCCGGTCATCTCGGTGCGCCACAACACtacacacacagtaaaaacacatcTCTGCACAGACATCCAACCCTACCAAACCAGACAACATTTTACAATTCTTTAGCCTCAAATTGCATTCTTTAAAAGTCTGATGAGGGAGGagacaaattacttttttaacgCAGTTTAGTTTGCAGTGTGAAACTCTAAACCACCTGCCGGAGGGCAAAAACTCCTATTCTTTCTGGAGGATATGTGATGGATCGATCAGTATTCTCTGAGCTTGCCTAATTAAACACTGCTCATATATCGACTGAAggttttctaattttgtttgtgGTTTGCTGATGTGTACAAAAATGTTGCTTGACTCTAAATGTACATTTGTTAATCTGTTTTCTATGTTTGGTTTTCTACCGCCCTGTCAGTGGCACTAGATGGCCTGATTTGTTTCTAGATGATTACATTTAACTCACCTGCATTTATTTACCTCATCATTCATACACTGcttggtttttattgttcagtAGATCCTCAGTTTGTGCCATCAGGAACAACAGCAtgccagttgtttttggtttctatTTTCAGCCCTTCCTCTCCCCAATGATTCCCTGCCTTAGTGGCCTTTTGGCTTTTTAAGATAAAGGCAATTGATTCTGTTTTCTGCCTTCCTCCTGTCCTCTTAGTCCTGCAATAAGGTCATCCTCTCACTAAGGAACGGGACATCATATTAAGTGACTGAGCACCGTTATGAAGAGGTTTGTTACACTGGtgtcaaaacaaatgttacatTAGGTGAATCTCACACTAACTTTGTCTTGaagttagattttttaaattgaaattaatGTAGTTTAACAGTCTCCTTAAATGCTTTTCATAAGGAAAAGACTATAAGTTACAGATAATACTGAAGATAGTGTTTGAGGTGTACACAGTCTAatcataaacaaatataacattaaatatctttaatggttttgtgatttaaaataacttaataGATAGGTAGTTTTTCCATACTAGGCTGCACTAttgtctcatttttaaaaacttttttaaacttcaacaaAACCACTTTAATTAGCCAAAATCAAATGTTCACATAAGGTTAGTAAAGGCCTCTTTGTGTTCTGGTGAGGAGCAGTAACAACCATTAtacttacttaaaaaaaaagacagtgtcAGTAGTTTTTCcactctttcttttatttaatacaaGCACAGTGTTTTCAGTGTTATTGGAGTTCCACACACCACGAAAGGACTTGGTGCTGAAAAGAACGATGACATCAGGACGCTTTTGtcctaaaactaaaagtaaaatcaataaaacaaagagtcattcattttattgccagaaaaacattcagaaacattGGGTACGTTACATCAGGTGTtggagaaaatgaagaaaatccCTAAAAATGAACCAACAAGCACTCACAAAgcatgcataaaaaaaataataataatttgtttttttctaactacTATCAAACCACACTTTTATGTTATAAATtcacaaataaatcaatttttcattttttctttcctggcaaacattttgtttccaggTTGTTTTTGATGTCATTAAAGATAATTCTATAATtcatagatttctttttttctcagccatttttttttttttgttttgccccTTACTAACTTACAGAGTTGTAGAGCTAAACTATTATTCAGGATTTAAACCCAGGACTTCCCATatctaaaagataaataaacaaataaatagataaacaacaacaaaaaatggttcTTTAAAGCAGATCATTCAGAGATACCAGAAAAACTGTTCATGTCTGTAGCACAGTCATCAGCTCAGGTTCCCATccctgagaagaaaacagaaaaaaatatatatattcaaaggagaataacatttactttaaaaaaaaaaacttttttatgtgaTCATAAATACTCAGATTGTTCTAAGTTTTGcataaacagttaaaaatgaTGGAGAATCTTAGTCAGGCTCTGTCTTTTACTAAGAAAAtccattttacattaaattaaacatttgcatATGTGAATGGATCATTTCTGATGACAAAAGAATCCTCTCTTTAATAACTTAAGTTTTATTGTGACATCCTTATTTGAAAATCACACTTTTTATTCCAATTAAAATTTCTGAGCATCAAATCTCCagtttatttgcacatttttagaATAAACTTTCCAGCTTCATTTCCACCAACACTCAACAGGCTTTTACATAGGATTGATGTCCTATGATCTTTTATTTCACtcaaaatataacagaaaatagtttatttagaaaaaaaatttcTGACTTAAAgtgcaaaacagaaaagtcCCAAATCACCTCTGGAAAACCCCTTTGActtaaataaacccaaagactagaaatattttcatatttaaatatttctttaatttatcatATTACATATATGCATAATATGTCATTTGTCATTAGTTTATATCTTGTTTGcatatgtaaatataatttaaaaacctttgtaAGGATGGAAGTTATTAACTGGAAATGAAAATATCTAAATGAGCTGTTTTCACATGAAAAGGTtctataatttctttttaaacatgaatCCAAAGTGCTTTCTACAAGAGCATGAAAACGTCTTTATTAGTTAGGGTACCAAAATATATGCAATCATTCAAGAAACATCATGTTCTCCATGACTAAAGAACATCTCAATAGACGAATGTAGAAATATATGAAAAAGATGTGTTTACCCTCTGTCTTCCTTGGTTCCTTGTGAAAAGTTTGCCCTTCTCTTTCAACCCAGCGAAGTTTGAAGTCTGTTAATCCATccgttttcagctttttgtgcagctaaaatgaaaaattataaaatagctttgaaaaaaatttgACATTGTTGTTGTGAGACTAAACTGTAAACTACAGCTGCTTCAGATTCATGGTACCTGCTCTAAAATCTGCTGCTGAGCGGTCGGATCATTCAGGTCCGTCTCAGACTGGAGCCTCAGCTTGAATCTCCTCTTCGACAAAATCAACTTTTCACAGATGAACTCCTGCTCCGTGTCACAGGCAACGTTCCACCACATTCCTGTGGTTGTGTTGACCGCCGCACATGAGGTCTTACTGCTGCCAGTGTTGTCAGGTTGACCCTTGTTCCAGTTGGTAAAAGTCGCAGGGCTCTGGTCAGACCATTTAGACCAGAGTTTTCTATGAAGACCAATCCAGGAGGCTTTTTCTAGCATTTTGTAGACTTCATCATTCTCTAAGGTGTTCCTCACTTTGGCAAGATCAGTGTTTTTGGACCTACAGTAGTTTTTAGCATCATGCCAAGTCTGTAACGTTTCCACTAAAATGTACTTGGAAGACCTTTGCTctgtaaacaaaaagagaacaCAACAGTcagcaaaagtttttttttcactgtaagCTCTCATCACGAGCGACTTGTAGTTTTATGTGGTATCGATGTTTCTTAGTTGCATCTGAAAGGTACTCTTTGGCCCCATCTACACTTTTCCAGATTTTCTGCAGCGTTTGTAACCTCCTGTCCACACAAACTGAAAGTTTGagaattataaaaacatttttcagtgaaAAGGCTTTAAAACCTCTTTGGTGCCTCTGTGTGGACGTGAAATTTGGAACTTTTCAGGAACTACATCGCAGTGAGCTAAGCACTTGTTAGCTGTCACTTTGTGacgtaaaaataataataataataaaaaattaagctGTTCTGAGTAACTTTTTTTCATCTGTCTCAATTTACTCTGATCTTCCTGTGACGATGTGCGGAAGTTAGTGAGAACTGAGCAGAAACTGTAGGCTGTgtcaaagaaaagacaaaagacgTGTAATTGTTAGAGAcaaatctttagccaagctaagaatgttctttctcAGTATTTTTGTTATGTGGAAATAATCTGAACTTAATGACTCGTCAAAAGattttgttataattttgtGGATAGAGAcaacaatataaacaaacaaacaaacaaagaaatgtagAATTGTAGACGGGGTACTAATGGAGCCATGAATAAAAACTACTGATGGCCCATCTTGAACAAGTCAACAGAGCTTACAACAACAgcattatttattgtaaaaaaaattcagaaaaaaacaaaaaacttatatttttataatgatTAATTTAAATGCTTTGTTAGATCATTGAGTACCATAAAGTTTTGAACCAGAGTATTACAGTGTCTCCCACattgcataaaaatgtttttgggaTTTTTCAAAACGTATCCTTATTgttacctttaaaaataaagaacttttgttttgactttatttattgaacattttgaaatgtatggagtaaatggtaaatggcatGCACTTGTATattgctttatctagtccaaggactccaaagcgcttcacactacaatcattcacccattcattcaaacattcacacactgataactttgtttaaatgagTGATTGGAGGTGTGAGAAGCATGGACTGTatatctgaacaaaaaaagagtttttcaataaaaaatgcaaattttgggggggaaacaaaataatagcTTGAGGGGACAGAATACATTGGGTTACTTTAactttcatccattttcttttctaaggGACATCACAGATTATTTTCACTTAATTACAAGATTATACTAAAATACTACTGTATTATCTGTACTGCACTTAAGTCTActgtttttaagagaaaaaaactatACCTTgactaataaacaaataaaggaagCAATTTTCTCTGTTGGTTAAAGCAAAAAGATTTGAAATCTAAAATGGATGGAGTTTATAAATGGTATAGattgttaatgtttatttaaccaagcaataatttatttttttcttaatattcagtttgctttttgtctaaaaaattttactttttgtaaattggttctaaatttacattttttaaactgtttttttttctttttttcatgtatCCTCTGTATTTAGGGTGCATGAGGACAAAAGGAGTAAACTCAAAGAAAATGATTCTACCATCAAAGCAGACCGCAGGACGTTCCGTCTCACAGATTTCATCGCGCCAAACGCCAATGTGTGTGATCACCACACAACTCTCGCTTAAGTTTTTAATGTCAGGCTGATCGAATCTCCAGTTGTTGAACTCTTCATCGCTATTAAAGTCTGCATCTCCCACTGTCCACGTCCATCTTCTCGGGTCATCATAAAGCCCGATCCAAGCAAATTTCCCCAGGCCCTGCGTGGCAAGCCTCAAcctttggttttcttcttcaCTGTCTGCGGCAGCCAGGTCGGTGTACACCTCCCTGCAGAACTTCTGAGCTTCAGCCCAAGTCTTTGGGCTGTTCACGTAGTGGTACTCTCTGAACATGTTTGTAGACAGAACATGAAGCCCTAATGAACAAAACAGGGTTTAAAATTATAGGAAACATAAATGTACTGTTATACAATgtaataaatgtgcaaaaatacaagaaaaaaaaaaagaggaacgaAAAAACACGTAGCTTAAACTTTCTTTCAACTTTCAGACGCTGACCTGAGAGGGTGAAAACGAGGAGGAGTGTCTTCATCATCCTGACAATATAATTCAGAATCTGTTTTAACATTacgtgaaaacaaaaacatgttggcTACGTGTCATTACcaaaaaagtagcataaaagtATGGAAAAGTGAAGAAAAGTACATTCCGCTGTGACAATTCATCTTAATCTCGGCAGCAAACATCAACTCTTTATTTGAGgaatattactttttttgttccaaaagaAGACTTGCAAACAACTTCAGGAATTGTAGATTTCCAACCTCTCAGGTTATTGAGGAAAAACAGCACAGACAACAAATACCACTTAAGAAAAGGCTCTGATCCGAACAACAATCCTATTGGAAAAAATGCTGTACCTGTTGTTTCTTGTTGCTGCTTTGTCTGCGTCTTTCTCCTGATCGTGGGGAAGTCTTAAGTCCTTTTATTTCGTTTCTCCTTTCCTTCTCTTGGGTAGTTATGCAAACCCAATGTCAGTCATTTGCTTGTCAATAGAAAATGAGATGAACACACAAATAAGATGAGGGAATTAGGCATTTGACCTTGAACTTGatacatggggaaaaaaaacaaaaacaaaaaaaacaggttataACTGTTTTGCAACATACGGACCTGATTAATGGAGAAACTGCACTTCCATTTTTATAATACTGGCCTT
The DNA window shown above is from Kryptolebias marmoratus isolate JLee-2015 linkage group LG5, ASM164957v2, whole genome shotgun sequence and carries:
- the LOC112450671 gene encoding macrophage mannose receptor 1-like produces the protein MFREYHYVNSPKTWAEAQKFCREVYTDLAAADSEEENQRLRLATQGLGKFAWIGLYDDPRRWTWTVGDADFNSDEEFNNWRFDQPDIKNLSESCVVITHIGVWRDEICETERPAVCFDEQRSSKYILVETLQTWHDAKNYCRSKNTDLAKVRNTLENDEVYKMLEKASWIGLHRKLWSKWSDQSPATFTNWNKGQPDNTGSSKTSCAAVNTTTGMWWNVACDTEQEFICEKLILSKRRFKLRLQSETDLNDPTAQQQILEQLHKKLKTDGLTDFKLRWVEREGQTFHKEPRKTEGMGT